The genomic interval ATTTCCCCAGAACTTCATCGATAGCATTGAGGATGGGATGAGTGACCAACTACATGCAGACACATGTAGCATTGAACGCCGTGGAGTCGAAGTGGGAACTATAGAGATTCTTTGCATACTAATTGCCAAGTGCATGGAGCAAACCGAAAAGCCAGAGTAAGTTGGCACAACTTATAATTGTATATAGCTCaagttgttttggcttttaCAGCCCCTGTAATAAGAGCTGCGGCAACCTGGCAAGGGCTATTAATGCGGCTGATATCATGTTTGTAGTGGGCGACCCCGATCCGTGCCCCAAGATTTGTGAACCGTGCGCGGATGAGCTGGAGCAAGAGGAAGGTGATGAGCAACTTAAGTTGGATCTAAATCGCTATCCCAGCTTAAACCAGAATGTCACTAACCCACCTACTAGAGAGATTTGTGGCACAGAAGCATGCTGCCAATTGCAAACCATAACGAAGCATTACGGAGAAATAATCGAATCGGTTGTGAAGAATGCAAATCGTTTAACTACGTCGGACCTAAATAAGGATCTTGTTATCACGGACTGGAGCGGCAAACAAAGAAGCTTCCCACAAAAGTATGTTGATCGCTCGATACCCATTGCTACTGGGGACATTGACGAGATTGGAGTAAAGCCCATACGTTTCTGTCCTGTTTGCCTCACTCCAATGTCGTGGCTGCCTAAATACTCTGCGTGTCCTAAATGCTGTACTAAAGCCATGCCAGAAATGGAAACTATACACGGCGAAAAGCTCACGGGCGATCAAATTATGAATGAGTTTCTCCGAGTACCTGCAAAATCAGTGGAAAATGATGAACAGGAGCTAGATGTCTCCAAGCGCTGTACctgcaaaaataatatattttgtactcATTGTCGCATTCGCAATTTGTGCGCAGACATGTTCAAACCGCCCGTTTACCAAGAAAAGTGCCCCAGCGTTACACCTAATGAAAATGAGGACTTTTGTGTAATAGTTGAGTCCGAGGTATGTCGTCCATATTTAGAACGTGTTTTTGGCGAGCTTCGAGATCTCTACGGCGAAAGGGAGGCTAATAAAACTGCTGAATTACAGAAGCGTTTGAAACAAACGTTGGGAGCTGGAGATACAGTGGACTTGGCTAAGAAATCACTAACGGGCGCCATACAAAATGCTCCTAGTAGTCCGAGTTATTTACAGCGGACATCAAATGGCCCAAGAATTGGCCATAAGACTTGTCTTAGGCCTCGGGCCTTTGTCTCCCGTCGACACGGCTGGGCATGGCCATCGACAAAAAAAGCGCGCAAATATGGCTGGCGCCCAGGAGCCATTTGTCGATATGCTGGAACCGTGATGAGGTTCTTTTTACAATGCTCCCGAGACAATAATGCATTCAACATTTGTCGGCGAGCTGAAAAACTAAATAGAAGGCAGCTTCCTATTCTCAACGTGTGCAAGAGAAATGGCGCAATATACATAACATTGCGTGCTCTCAATAATCCACATATAGAAATGAAACCTATTGTATTCAGGATAGTCAAAAGCGATCTTGCCGTGGCCCTCAGGGAGATTAAGAAGAAGCTCAAAGACGAGGGCTACCGCAAATGCGTT from Drosophila virilis strain 15010-1051.87 chromosome 2, Dvir_AGI_RSII-ME, whole genome shotgun sequence carries:
- the LOC116651869 gene encoding uncharacterized protein translates to MQEDQPKETKVCFLFDIIVTRLRLYKDKIDNPQGLTVNVRFNKMSVNVTASRINVSEFQSGRRIEFSTDPEIMRQNLEADGLPIVVRYSGLSLGNACITFPQNFIDSIEDGMSDQLHADTCSIERRGVEVGTIEILCILIAKCMEQTEKPDPCNKSCGNLARAINAADIMFVVGDPDPCPKICEPCADELEQEEGDEQLKLDLNRYPSLNQNVTNPPTREICGTEACCQLQTITKHYGEIIESVVKNANRLTTSDLNKDLVITDWSGKQRSFPQKYVDRSIPIATGDIDEIGVKPIRFCPVCLTPMSWLPKYSACPKCCTKAMPEMETIHGEKLTGDQIMNEFLRVPAKSVENDEQELDVSKRCTCKNNIFCTHCRIRNLCADMFKPPVYQEKCPSVTPNENEDFCVIVESEVCRPYLERVFGELRDLYGEREANKTAELQKRLKQTLGAGDTVDLAKKSLTGAIQNAPSSPSYLQRTSNGPRIGHKTCLRPRAFVSRRHGWAWPSTKKARKYGWRPGAICRYAGTVMRFFLQCSRDNNAFNICRRAEKLNRRQLPILNVCKRNGAIYITLRALNNPHIEMKPIVFRIVKSDLAVALREIKKKLKDEGYRKCVCHKTVMLCVCRKVLEKKNLEEALQRECERRGMENCVDHLILTDTSDSEIEFDFDVTPPAGVAKPQLSIKPRTVTLSTQTNPKDKARPKYPIEVGPYWRAYDCAAGDRYTGTAFGRPGEAVFEDGIFGYGGGGPHGPYATPGGRAKTQGIWGAGPGGPLQGGGRAGDGNRGSPGGKSFPGAKKKPTGPSAPIPVRMPKRYIEALKNAAQAEKDAVQNEIAKRKRGIDLMQYLMKHNAIPTPWNPNEPKPKVKTKTGPVVGPDGLTDAQRKRRALNQICIPPFETLARLGKGYDPCAQCYSPCNQWCPPCAYYC